The genomic window TCTACCAGTCCATTTTAGAGGAAGCCGGGTATGAAACCGTAACCTCTGAAAACGGGGTAGAGGCATTGGACATGGTGCACCAGAGATTCCCCGACCTGCTGATCACCGACGCCATACTTCCCGGCATGGACGGGTTTGAGCTGGCCGAAGCCGTAAGGGGCAATCCGGCCACCAGGGAAATACCGATCATCTTCATCAGCGGGGTGGTGGAGGCATCCGACCGGGAGCGGGCGGAC from bacterium includes these protein-coding regions:
- a CDS encoding response regulator, with protein sequence MSSSYKILVAEDDSNLNWVYQSILEEAGYETVTSENGVEALDMVHQRFPDLLITDAILPGMDGFELAEAVRGNPATREIPIIFISGVVEASDRERADRLGVKQYLSKPVQVLELLAAVKTALGTVG